A window of the Motilibacter rhizosphaerae genome harbors these coding sequences:
- a CDS encoding Ig-like domain-containing protein has protein sequence MKINKALAASLTGGAAIVASGLVATPAFALGTLPANGAALSITGGNGPVGTTIPTFVTSKGCDQPGASQYEGLFFGPGLPDDGAPILGTNNLGFSATKSMTIKAGNSYLDTATVLGGASGLVDGHYVLEFACLDDFSGILGTFTQGLDIAGGQATVSAAPKTDSTTALAVTPASGQQAPVNVTLTATVAGSGGSPSGTVEFFNGSTSLGTVAVAAGSASLTVNGVGQGAYSYKAVYSGDTAFNTSTSPVVAYSVAKGAAAATQVSLTVPNNISAGSPTTISAAVTPAGAVGSVQLFDGTTQIGSTSVVGGTATFQPTFAAGDHSLQAKFTPADPTDYVASQSAVVPVSVAAAQFTPDVQTITGTIPAGTIVISTPYTASSPLDLGTLAIDPNGTKFSASAPFQNIQVVDTRAGDLPWTLSAQAGDLANGGSDVNDTISGQNVGLTDLAPTYLAGNALNASNPVTVSANAVPALPVAPGTTGTAGLGGQAHPIAHAAKGAGTVKLDGTLTLEAPTSTHPGKYTGVVTFTVAGS, from the coding sequence GTGAAGATCAACAAGGCGCTCGCCGCCTCCCTGACGGGGGGCGCGGCGATCGTCGCCAGCGGCCTCGTCGCGACGCCGGCCTTCGCCCTCGGCACGCTCCCCGCCAACGGCGCCGCGCTGTCCATCACCGGCGGCAACGGCCCGGTCGGCACGACCATCCCGACGTTCGTCACCAGCAAGGGCTGCGACCAGCCCGGCGCTTCGCAGTACGAGGGCCTCTTCTTCGGCCCCGGCCTGCCCGACGACGGTGCCCCGATCCTCGGCACCAACAACCTCGGCTTCTCCGCCACGAAGTCGATGACCATCAAGGCCGGCAACAGCTACCTCGACACGGCCACGGTCCTCGGTGGGGCCTCCGGCCTCGTCGACGGCCACTACGTGCTCGAGTTCGCCTGCCTCGACGACTTCTCCGGGATCCTCGGGACCTTCACCCAGGGCCTCGACATCGCCGGCGGCCAGGCGACGGTCTCGGCGGCGCCGAAGACCGACAGCACCACCGCCCTCGCGGTCACGCCGGCCAGCGGCCAGCAGGCGCCGGTCAACGTCACCCTGACGGCGACCGTCGCGGGCTCCGGCGGCTCGCCCTCGGGCACCGTGGAGTTCTTCAACGGCTCGACCAGCCTCGGCACGGTGGCGGTCGCCGCCGGCTCCGCGAGCCTCACGGTGAACGGGGTCGGCCAGGGCGCCTACAGCTACAAGGCGGTCTACTCCGGCGACACCGCGTTCAACACGTCCACGTCCCCGGTCGTGGCGTACTCGGTGGCCAAGGGGGCAGCTGCGGCGACGCAGGTCTCCCTGACGGTCCCGAACAACATCAGCGCGGGCTCGCCCACGACCATCAGCGCCGCGGTGACGCCGGCCGGTGCTGTGGGCTCCGTCCAGCTGTTCGACGGCACCACGCAGATCGGCAGCACGAGCGTCGTCGGCGGCACGGCGACGTTCCAGCCGACCTTCGCGGCCGGTGACCACTCGCTGCAGGCGAAGTTCACCCCGGCCGACCCCACGGACTACGTCGCCTCGCAGTCCGCGGTCGTCCCGGTCTCGGTCGCCGCGGCGCAGTTCACCCCCGACGTCCAGACCATCACGGGCACGATCCCGGCCGGCACGATCGTCATCAGCACGCCGTACACCGCCAGCAGCCCGCTGGACCTCGGCACGCTGGCGATCGACCCGAACGGCACGAAGTTCTCCGCCTCGGCGCCGTTCCAGAACATCCAGGTCGTCGACACCCGCGCGGGTGACCTCCCCTGGACGCTGTCCGCCCAGGCCGGCGACCTCGCCAACGGCGGGTCGGACGTGAACGACACGATCAGCGGGCAGAACGTCGGCCTCACCGACCTGGCGCCGACCTACCTGGCCGGCAACGCGCTGAACGCGTCGAACCCCGTCACGGTCTCGGCGAACGCCGTCCCCGCCCTCCCCGTCGCGCCCGGCACCACGGGCACCGCGGGTCTCGGCGGCCAGGCCCACCCGATCGCGCACGCCGCCAAGGGTGCGGGCACGGTCAAGCTGGACGGCACGCTGACGCTCGAGGCTCCCACCTCGACGCACCCCGGCAAGTACACCGGTGTCGTGACCTTCACGGTCGCCGGCAGCTGA